From one Leguminivora glycinivorella isolate SPB_JAAS2020 chromosome 5, LegGlyc_1.1, whole genome shotgun sequence genomic stretch:
- the LOC125226483 gene encoding protein odr-4 homolog, producing MVRTVYSPEYCLQYLEQYASKETFVIGLILGQTTDSRENVIHLARTPEEKSQDNAAESEPFSGPDKSEVVKSLAGVSEAWIADHAKHVTRMLPGGMFVQGIFITSDEDIFDDPNCFSRVKAILNYTYKSLNTNPLMYGNCPGVTERLVLHMSTSTKVLTCKSVEVGSVKNVLTRPVDWKFLPKPQQWQRLDCYFEFDDVYPVIVKKSGISVKQQFQQILESAQKTIESSVMFIDGELKTGSEALENLNKKKKPKTNVKVTQQEALKSMQVSLFVPFETCLPESVEYLECDGSIHFSGVVSSSVFLYPKATVSEAISAVKQDIVRSLASRFTMHCDALIDDNLLPEEKVCFNEPPRRVLVPVGSLFLCDYLFPGEAPAEALLSVRELLDLQITEADVVCDVETPADTSEFDALDRDASSEELLATPQEASQFMYITGICFALFVLIVSILVHYYDTIVLVLSKLASKSN from the exons ATGGTTAGAACAGTGTATTCCCCTGAATACTGCCTTCAGTATCTTGAACAGTATGCGTCAAAAGAAACTTTCGTGATTGGACTTATTCTAGGTCAG ACGACAGATTCACGTGAGAATGTTATACATTTGGCTCGTACTCCAGAGGAGAAAAGTCAAGACAATGCTGCGGAAAGCGAGCCATTCTCAGGCCCTGACAAGTCTGAGGTTGTTAAGAGTCTGGCGGGAGTGTCGGAGGCGTGGATAGCAGACCACGCTAAACATGTTACTAGGATGCTGCCCGGAGGGATGTTTGTTCAAG GTATATTCATCACAAGTGACGAAGATATATTCGATGATCCGAACTGCTTCAGCAGAGTCAAagcaatattgaattatacatACAAGTCGCTCAACACGAATCCTCTCATGTACGGTAACTGCCCTGGGGTAACAGAAAGGCTTGTCCTACACATGTCGACTAGCACAAAAGTTCTCACATGCAAGAGTGTGGAAGTGGGTTCAGTGAAGAATGTATTGACTAGGCCTGTTGATTGGAAATTTTTGCCGAAGCCGCAGCAGTGGCAGAGGCTGGACTGCTACTTTGAATTTGATGATGTTTATCCAGTAATTGTGAAGAAAAGTGGTATTTCTGTTAAACAACAATTCCAA CAAATATTGGAATCAGCACAGAAAACAATAGAGTCCAGCGTTATGTTCATAGACGGAGAGCTAAAGACTGGTTCGGAAGCTTTAGAGAATTTGAACAAGAAAAAGAAACCAAAAACAAATGTAAAAGTCACTCAGCAAGAAGCGCTGAAATCCATGCAAGTGTCATTGTTTGTGCCATTT GAGACCTGTCTCCCAGAATCTGTCGAGTACCTAGAATGCGATGGCAGCATACACTTCAGTGGTGTCGTCTCGTCCAGCGTATTCCTGTACCCTAAAGCGACGGTCAGTGAAGCCATATCCGCGGTCAAACAGGACATAGTGCGGTCACTGGCTTCCCGATTCACTATGCACTGTGATGCCTTGATTGATGACAATCTATTGCCTGaag AGAAAGTCTGCTTCAACGAGCCGCCCCGAAGAGTCCTAGTTCCCGTAGGCTCTCTGTTCCTGTGCGACTACTTGTTCCCCGGCGAAGCACCGGCTGAGGCGCTGCTTTCCGTACGGGAACTGCTGGACCTGCAGATCACTGAGGCAGACGTTGTCTGCGACGTTGAGACACCTGCAG ATACTTCAGAGTTTGATGCCCTCGACCGAGATGCCAGCAGCGAAGAGCTCCTCGCAACTCCCCAAGAAGCCAGCCAATTCATGTACATAACCGGCATTTGTTTCGCCCTGTTCGTCCTTATAGTCTCCATACTGGTGCACTATTACGACACGATAGTTCTGGTCTTGAGCAAGCTGGCGTCCAAGTCTAACTAA